In Acidaminococcus fermentans DSM 20731, one genomic interval encodes:
- a CDS encoding EFR1 family ferrodoxin (N-terminal region resembles flavodoxins. C-terminal ferrodoxin region binds two 4Fe-4S clusters.) produces the protein MIYYFSTTGNSLALARELGEALDDKIISITRTSGTVLEGPAIGLVFPVYYGDVPANVAEFVRSHDFPEGSYIYALATCGSSWGRTFRTLQNLLQAQGCRLSWSRAVPLIANSTICGRSHIGYDLHKLNKEPEVVKEAVEAIRNRKENHSLETGSLMASLFDNPIGHAIGDWYMRIQVDPDRCKKCGECVRLCPVENIHLGEKYAVMGDHCLHCLACLHGCPHQAITVRGRVVLKEDQYRHPGVTAKELER, from the coding sequence ATGATTTACTATTTTTCCACCACCGGCAATTCTCTGGCACTGGCCCGGGAGCTGGGCGAAGCCCTGGATGACAAAATCATTTCCATTACCCGGACGTCCGGAACGGTGCTGGAAGGGCCGGCCATCGGTCTGGTGTTTCCCGTGTATTATGGAGATGTGCCTGCCAATGTAGCGGAATTTGTCCGCAGCCATGATTTTCCGGAAGGATCCTATATCTATGCCCTGGCCACCTGCGGCAGTTCCTGGGGTCGCACGTTCCGGACCCTGCAGAACCTGTTGCAGGCGCAGGGCTGCAGGCTTTCCTGGAGCCGGGCCGTGCCGCTCATCGCCAACAGCACCATCTGCGGCAGGTCCCACATCGGCTACGATCTGCACAAGCTGAACAAGGAACCGGAAGTAGTGAAGGAAGCGGTCGAAGCCATCCGGAACCGGAAAGAAAATCACAGCCTGGAAACCGGGTCCCTCATGGCCAGCCTGTTCGACAATCCCATCGGCCACGCCATCGGAGACTGGTACATGCGCATCCAGGTGGATCCGGACCGGTGCAAAAAATGCGGAGAATGCGTGCGGTTGTGTCCGGTGGAAAACATCCATCTGGGAGAAAAGTACGCCGTCATGGGGGACCATTGCCTCCACTGTCTGGCCTGTCTCCACGGCTGTCCCCACCAGGCCATCACCGTCCGGGGCAGAGTGGTCCTGAAAGAGGACCAGTACAGGCATCCGGGCGTAACAGCGAAGGAGCTGGAGCGGTAA
- a CDS encoding acyl-CoA thioesterase translates to MKQEHNQPVIMTRSVMLSMANSAGHLFGGTLMGWMDELSGITAHRFAWTRVTTAAVKGMNFYVPIPYGSVLQLEGRVVRVGNTSMDVEVVAWMEPEQEEQEPIRAADALFVYVSLDENRKPKKIQRSL, encoded by the coding sequence ATGAAACAGGAGCACAACCAGCCGGTGATCATGACCCGGTCGGTGATGCTGTCCATGGCCAATTCCGCTGGCCATCTGTTCGGCGGTACCCTGATGGGCTGGATGGATGAACTCAGCGGCATCACCGCCCACCGGTTTGCCTGGACCCGGGTGACCACAGCGGCCGTCAAGGGTATGAACTTTTATGTCCCCATTCCCTATGGTTCCGTGCTGCAGCTGGAAGGCCGGGTGGTCCGGGTGGGAAATACCTCCATGGACGTGGAAGTGGTGGCCTGGATGGAACCGGAACAGGAAGAGCAGGAACCCATCCGGGCAGCGGATGCCCTGTTTGTGTATGTATCGTTGGACGAAAACCGAAAACCCAAAAAAATCCAGAGGTCTCTGTGA
- a CDS encoding SGNH/GDSL hydrolase family protein, producing the protein MKMAFIGDSLVSCTNETLANTWYDIASKKMGFDVVNNAAGGKLTLVMWGMFKMDVVDEKADGVFLCCGMNDILLDEPMSSIQENISGTLDKARDAKLPIVILGIPPLTRIESTEKGWQLPSEFEKHNAALREYRQWLQEEADRRNLPVLDYEKVLREAEEKTGRSMFQDGLHPNKEGYQAVAEAFEAVLTRALQEQA; encoded by the coding sequence ATGAAAATGGCTTTTATCGGTGACAGCCTGGTAAGCTGCACCAACGAAACTCTGGCCAACACCTGGTATGACATCGCTTCCAAAAAGATGGGTTTCGATGTGGTGAACAATGCTGCCGGGGGCAAATTGACCCTGGTGATGTGGGGCATGTTCAAAATGGATGTGGTGGATGAAAAGGCGGACGGGGTGTTCCTGTGCTGCGGCATGAACGATATCCTGCTGGACGAACCCATGAGCTCCATTCAGGAAAACATTTCCGGCACCCTGGACAAGGCCCGGGACGCCAAGCTGCCCATTGTGATCCTGGGAATCCCTCCTTTGACCCGGATCGAAAGCACAGAAAAAGGCTGGCAGCTGCCCAGCGAATTCGAAAAGCACAATGCCGCACTCCGGGAATACCGCCAGTGGCTCCAGGAAGAGGCGGACCGCCGGAACCTGCCGGTGCTGGACTATGAAAAAGTCCTCCGTGAAGCGGAAGAAAAAACCGGCCGGAGCATGTTCCAGGACGGACTCCATCCCAACAAGGAAGGGTACCAGGCGGTGGCGGAGGCTTTTGAAGCCGTACTGACCCGAGCCCTCCAGGAGCAGGCATGA
- a CDS encoding M20 metallopeptidase family protein, whose translation MDVLHMTEDALEAKCVEWRRWFHEHPEVSTEEKNTSEKIFGILKELGLDPVRGQGHYGVAATIQGGKTGPMVALRADMDALSVREDTGLPYASQNPGVMHACGHDIHMTTLLETILRLLRRKDEIQGSVRILFQPSEELAPTGGARYMMKDGFLKDVKAVFGLHVWPNFVCGQIGVKEGAMMAGSDRIKVVIKGRTSHAGHPQEGIDAIMAAADFLQQVSHIVSRRVSPLATATINIGTIHGGSRYNVVPDEVTLEGTIRTLDETNRKRIPEFIQGILDGLKASAGVDCEFNYYYGYPVLDNWPVPAKLVADTARQVLGEKGLVSHVVPDLTAEDFGFYMQDIPGCFLWLGCGTEGEPVHGLHNAKLCPNEQALVVGSKLMSQVVINALAALNQGVDFNKKD comes from the coding sequence ATGGACGTACTGCATATGACGGAAGATGCTCTGGAAGCAAAATGTGTGGAATGGCGCCGGTGGTTCCATGAACACCCGGAAGTCAGCACGGAGGAAAAGAACACTTCGGAAAAGATTTTCGGCATTTTGAAGGAACTGGGCCTGGATCCGGTACGGGGACAGGGCCATTACGGGGTGGCGGCCACCATCCAGGGCGGCAAAACCGGCCCCATGGTGGCGCTCCGGGCGGATATGGATGCCCTTTCCGTCAGGGAAGACACCGGGCTGCCCTATGCGTCCCAGAATCCCGGCGTCATGCACGCCTGCGGCCATGACATCCACATGACCACCCTGCTGGAGACCATTCTGCGGCTCCTCCGCCGGAAAGACGAGATCCAGGGCAGTGTCCGGATTCTGTTCCAGCCTTCGGAAGAACTGGCTCCCACCGGCGGCGCCCGGTACATGATGAAGGACGGGTTCCTGAAGGATGTGAAGGCGGTATTCGGTCTCCATGTATGGCCCAACTTTGTCTGCGGCCAGATCGGGGTGAAGGAAGGGGCCATGATGGCCGGGTCCGACCGGATCAAAGTGGTAATCAAAGGCCGCACCTCTCATGCCGGCCATCCCCAGGAAGGCATCGATGCCATTATGGCTGCGGCGGATTTCCTCCAACAGGTGAGCCACATCGTCAGCCGCCGGGTCAGTCCGCTGGCTACAGCCACCATCAACATCGGCACCATCCACGGGGGCTCCCGGTACAATGTGGTGCCTGACGAAGTGACCCTGGAAGGGACCATCCGGACCCTGGACGAAACCAACCGGAAACGGATCCCGGAATTCATCCAGGGTATCCTGGACGGACTGAAGGCTTCTGCCGGAGTGGACTGCGAATTCAATTATTACTATGGCTATCCGGTGCTGGACAACTGGCCGGTGCCGGCGAAACTGGTGGCGGATACGGCCCGGCAGGTGCTGGGCGAAAAAGGCCTGGTATCCCATGTGGTGCCGGACCTGACGGCGGAAGATTTCGGCTTCTACATGCAGGACATCCCCGGCTGCTTCCTGTGGCTGGGCTGCGGTACGGAAGGGGAACCGGTCCATGGCCTCCACAATGCCAAACTCTGTCCCAACGAACAGGCCCTGGTGGTGGGCTCCAAGCTCATGAGCCAGGTGGTGATCAACGCCCTGGCGGCCCTGAACCAGGGTGTGGATTTCAACAAAAAAGACTGA
- the nrdG gene encoding anaerobic ribonucleoside-triphosphate reductase activating protein: MNYATIKKCDVANGPGVRVSLYVSGCTHHCKGCFNQETWDFAFGKPFTQAQLQEILEDLEPEYIRGFSLLGGEPFEPANQEVLVGVLRHIRERYPKKTIWCYSGYLFDHDMLAGKLGDPAITREMLGYLDVLVDGEFVESKKNLNLRFKGSENQRIINVPKSLETGTIVLWDGEEYA; the protein is encoded by the coding sequence TTGAATTACGCAACCATCAAAAAATGTGACGTGGCCAACGGCCCCGGGGTACGGGTTTCCCTGTACGTCAGCGGCTGTACCCACCACTGCAAAGGCTGTTTCAACCAGGAAACCTGGGATTTCGCCTTCGGCAAGCCCTTTACCCAGGCCCAGCTGCAGGAAATCCTGGAAGACCTGGAACCGGAGTACATCCGGGGGTTCTCTCTCCTGGGGGGCGAACCTTTCGAACCGGCCAACCAGGAAGTGCTGGTGGGGGTGCTGCGGCACATCCGGGAGCGGTATCCGAAAAAGACCATCTGGTGCTACAGCGGCTATCTTTTCGACCACGACATGCTGGCCGGAAAGCTGGGCGATCCGGCCATTACCCGGGAGATGCTGGGGTATCTGGATGTGCTGGTGGACGGGGAATTTGTGGAAAGCAAAAAGAACCTGAACCTGCGCTTCAAGGGCAGCGAAAACCAGCGGATCATCAACGTGCCCAAGTCTTTGGAGACCGGCACCATCGTCCTGTGGGACGGAGAAGAATATGCGTGA